Proteins from a genomic interval of Nautilia sp. PV-1:
- a CDS encoding uracil-DNA glycosylase, with protein MKNLIKLKHLYDLKAAGEEYFEGFHSKETEVQMPKQLDELKKICLNCTLCDLSKTRTNVVFGEGNPNADLMFIGEGPGAEEDKTGRPFVGRAGKLLTKIILNVLELTREDVYIANIVKCRPPNNRVPSIEEAQTCKPYLLKQIDIINPKILVCLGKTAFMYLMNSDMPISKVRGQIFEFKEKKVIPTFHPSFLLRNPSAKKEAYKDFLLIKSML; from the coding sequence ATGAAGAACCTGATAAAACTGAAACACCTGTATGATCTAAAAGCCGCCGGAGAGGAATATTTTGAAGGTTTTCATTCAAAAGAAACGGAAGTCCAAATGCCTAAACAGCTTGACGAGCTTAAAAAAATATGTCTTAATTGCACACTGTGTGATTTAAGCAAAACCCGCACGAACGTTGTATTCGGCGAAGGCAACCCAAATGCCGATTTAATGTTTATCGGTGAAGGTCCTGGAGCCGAAGAAGACAAAACCGGAAGACCATTTGTCGGAAGAGCCGGCAAGCTGCTTACCAAAATAATTTTAAATGTGCTAGAATTAACGAGAGAAGACGTTTATATAGCAAATATAGTAAAATGCCGGCCGCCGAACAACAGAGTGCCGAGTATAGAAGAAGCCCAAACGTGCAAACCGTATCTTTTAAAACAAATTGATATAATAAATCCTAAAATTTTGGTTTGTCTGGGAAAAACCGCTTTTATGTATTTAATGAACAGCGATATGCCTATAAGCAAAGTAAGAGGCCAGATATTCGAATTTAAGGAGAAAAAAGTGATACCTACATTTCATCCGAGTTTCCTTTTAAGAAACCCGTCAGCTAAAAAAGAGGCTTATAAAGACTTCCTGCTAATAAAGAGTATGTTATGA
- a CDS encoding mechanosensitive ion channel family protein has translation MRIIVFLLFFLSLFANTNDTNITAMKTKKQNIYELLKKDEFFINYQSYLNYKKLQNKIYTLEKLARKNPTKYKNKLDQLKTELELLSKNRNIFTTLIKIKELPKPPVVNNPFQIFNALNYEKEVDNVINENFKTYEYFKQTLNMLLQLDKLNKKLNIKDSELKQTIQDFIVINNIYKTKLKTLEAESKIYKQKVKKEINKEINKLISLVISIAISIFIFMLIKLAVRKYVKEESFYLTNKILNFINATVILIIISFFYINNATYLITIVGFASAGIAIAMKDWFMNIFGWFVIMTSGNFKVGDRIKIYLQNGQVRIVGDVIDITMTRIVIYEDVTLTTYLYNRRAGRIVFIPNNIIFTNPVFNYTHHGMSTVWDGIDITITFDSNHKKAVYLAKEIVSKYSKGYTDITKRRLQKLKSEYHIKNANVEPRIYTFIEDNGIRISCWYLNNYTPLNLRSNISAEIIEAFNNEEDITIAYPTYTIVKRGEHEEPDKTETPV, from the coding sequence ATGAGAATAATAGTTTTTTTATTATTCTTTTTATCCCTGTTTGCAAATACAAACGATACCAACATTACGGCTATGAAAACCAAAAAGCAGAATATTTACGAACTGTTAAAAAAAGACGAATTTTTTATTAACTATCAGTCTTATTTAAATTACAAAAAACTTCAAAACAAAATATATACGCTTGAAAAACTTGCAAGAAAAAACCCCACTAAATATAAAAATAAACTTGACCAGCTAAAAACAGAGCTTGAACTGCTGAGTAAAAACAGAAATATATTTACAACGCTTATAAAAATAAAAGAGTTGCCGAAACCTCCCGTCGTAAACAACCCTTTTCAGATATTTAACGCATTAAACTATGAAAAAGAAGTAGACAACGTAATAAACGAAAACTTTAAAACATATGAGTATTTCAAACAGACTTTAAATATGCTGCTGCAGCTTGATAAACTAAATAAAAAACTGAACATAAAAGACAGCGAGCTTAAACAGACGATTCAGGATTTTATAGTAATAAACAACATATATAAAACTAAACTTAAAACCCTCGAAGCCGAATCCAAAATATACAAACAGAAAGTAAAAAAAGAGATCAATAAAGAAATCAATAAGCTCATATCCCTTGTAATTTCAATAGCAATCAGTATATTTATTTTCATGCTTATAAAATTAGCCGTGAGAAAATACGTAAAAGAGGAGTCTTTTTATTTAACTAATAAAATATTAAACTTCATAAACGCTACAGTCATCCTTATTATAATTTCATTTTTCTATATCAATAACGCAACTTATCTGATTACCATTGTGGGATTTGCTTCAGCAGGTATTGCCATCGCTATGAAAGACTGGTTTATGAATATCTTTGGCTGGTTTGTGATTATGACCAGCGGAAACTTTAAAGTCGGAGACAGAATAAAAATATATCTTCAAAACGGCCAGGTAAGAATAGTGGGAGATGTTATAGACATTACCATGACCAGAATCGTAATTTACGAAGACGTAACTCTTACAACTTACCTGTATAACAGAAGAGCCGGAAGAATCGTTTTTATTCCTAACAATATAATATTTACAAACCCGGTTTTTAACTACACCCATCACGGAATGTCAACGGTATGGGACGGTATAGATATTACCATTACGTTTGATTCAAACCATAAAAAAGCCGTATATCTTGCAAAAGAAATAGTAAGCAAATATTCAAAAGGTTATACCGACATAACCAAAAGAAGACTTCAAAAGCTAAAATCGGAATACCATATTAAAAACGCAAACGTTGAGCCCAGAATTTATACATTTATAGAAGACAACGGTATCAGAATCAGCTGCTGGTATCTTAACAATTATACGCCTCTTAATCTTAGAAGCAACATTTCTGCGGAAATAATCGAAGCTTTCAATAACGAAGAAGATATAACGATAGCATACCCTACATACACAATAGTAAAAAGAGGAGAACATGAAGAACCTGATAAAACTGAAACACCTGTATGA